From the genome of Thermococcus sp., one region includes:
- a CDS encoding DUF835 domain-containing protein: MLKALTPLFAGAPSERPKIGNFRIVHSLREIPEERAVVIGRAGTKVPPGWELITVSAARGFFGPRELHRILEGIVASFRNDPDKAIVIACPEYLALHNGFKALIKFLNNVRDYAILFGGRVYLVTDDLAWDPREFALLKRLEG; this comes from the coding sequence ATGCTTAAGGCACTTACCCCCCTCTTCGCGGGGGCTCCCTCAGAGAGACCAAAAATTGGCAATTTTAGGATAGTCCATTCTCTGAGAGAAATACCCGAGGAGAGAGCTGTTGTTATTGGCAGAGCTGGAACTAAGGTTCCACCCGGATGGGAGCTTATTACAGTAAGTGCGGCACGGGGATTTTTTGGCCCTCGGGAGCTCCATAGAATTCTTGAGGGTATAGTTGCTAGCTTTAGAAATGACCCCGATAAAGCAATTGTTATAGCGTGTCCAGAATACCTTGCCCTCCACAATGGATTTAAAGCCCTTATAAAATTCCTCAATAATGTTAGGGACTATGCAATTCTGTTTGGAGGTAGAGTTTACCTCGTCACTGATGATCTTGCGTGGGATCCACGGGAGTTCGCCCTTCTCAAAAGACTTGAGGGATGA
- the serK gene encoding L-serine kinase SerK, producing MGVEKVPKYDIPTVKVDYVFIELDKMKPHEQLVQKELEDFIESVTGSGIFWKPMLLAKIPGTEEYLIVDGHHRWAGLQKLGAKRAPSVILDYFSEDVKVYTWYPAFKGDLNEVIERLKKEGLEVVEDPNAEEKAERGEIAFAIVGKKTFAIPGSLKEQKIVSKVLDEMNQEGKIELIYYGLKEDAREDMAKGEIDYVFIRKAPTKEDVIELVKRGEVFSPKTTRHVLPFNPDKIDVKLEELF from the coding sequence ATGGGTGTTGAAAAGGTTCCAAAGTACGATATCCCCACGGTTAAGGTTGACTATGTTTTTATTGAACTTGACAAAATGAAGCCCCACGAACAACTCGTTCAGAAAGAGCTGGAAGATTTCATAGAGAGCGTTACGGGTTCTGGTATTTTCTGGAAGCCTATGCTCTTGGCCAAAATCCCCGGAACAGAGGAGTATCTTATAGTTGATGGTCATCACCGTTGGGCTGGCCTTCAGAAGCTCGGCGCGAAAAGAGCTCCCTCCGTTATTCTTGACTATTTCAGCGAGGACGTAAAGGTCTACACTTGGTATCCTGCATTTAAGGGAGACCTCAACGAAGTTATCGAGAGGCTCAAAAAGGAGGGTCTTGAGGTCGTTGAAGATCCCAACGCTGAAGAAAAGGCTGAACGCGGTGAGATTGCCTTTGCAATCGTTGGTAAGAAAACCTTCGCAATTCCTGGCTCGCTGAAGGAACAGAAAATTGTAAGCAAAGTACTGGACGAGATGAACCAGGAAGGGAAAATTGAACTTATATACTATGGTCTTAAAGAAGACGCAAGGGAGGACATGGCAAAAGGTGAGATCGACTACGTTTTCATTAGAAAAGCCCCTACAAAGGAAGACGTCATCGAACTTGTTAAGCGTGGTGAAGTGTTCTCCCCAAAGACAACAAGGCACGTTCTTCCCTTCAATCCAGACAAGATTGACGTTAAACTTGAGGAGCTCTTTTAA